The segment aacaataaaaaccggcagctccagtcccaaataacaacaatgggacaacaagtggtcgacttcacgcggcgctgcgcagactgatcagcgaatgacaactaAGTACCGCGAGAGTAATTAGAAAGCACCGCATGCTCTTTCCGGCGCGAtgtcctcaagtctgtcccaaaaagCACTCCTATGTACCCttatggactcgtgcctagtgccctataggtctgcacttcctgacgtcaccaagtgtggactcggaggaggtccacaagaccggagtgcgccatttggggcAGGGCCCATGCCCCTGGTCAGTGTGGGCGTGTTCGTTCAGTGGAAGATTCAACCAATTACATgtcccttcacagccggaactagaatgctatttgctgacgtgacgcgaatgagagctaaccaatactgtcactttttttttgttgttttacagtttttagagaagtgcatgacatgaattaaacgtaatgaagtcgtttttatttgaaagaagaAAAATATTCAAACATAAAGCACCaacaacaataattaaaataaatgatacaaaatgcacacaaaacacatgtgcttgcagtacaataactgagtaaacagTAGAATAAGTATTTGTACTGTACGGTATTGTGTTGAAAGTCAAGTAAATTTTTCATAGTgcaaaatatacaacaaaacacagtggtgcaaaaatacaaaataagggCAATATTTAAAGAATAGGCTATAAAATAGAAGAGAAACAGGTAAAGAATAATGTTAAAACAAGTAACAGTCAAGCAAAGAATGTATAACGTAtacacaaatacaataaaagtaaGACTAAAACACAGTggtgtaaaaaaattaaacaaggCAAAGTTCAAATGAGTAAAGAATAAAATGCAAAGGAGAAGCAGGTAAACAGTAGTACGGATATGAAAAGTAAACAGTATATAAAGTGCAAAAAATGTCGTTCACGAATGagaagtaacagctcgttcACGAGTGAGAATCAGCGGGTGCTTTGACTCCTTTCGTTCGtctcgttcagtgaagggcgtattcgttcagtacattcaaccaatcatatgctctgtTAAAGCTCAcactcgaacgccattggctcgtgcttaGACACTCTATTAAGCCAAGACGCTttgtgctcgagggagagatgaacgagaaatatgagtcattgcctttcgtgaacgattcgttcacttaaaagattcgttcaaaaagaacgattcgttcacgaacgtaaCATCACTAGAACAATAAGAGCTTTATTTAGCTTATTtagtgtgttaaaaataacagctaATATCTTACCTTAAACTAACTTAATTCAATtttggacagtggttccacataatggaaacatgttatctctacttaaatacttttagtAGGATGAACTTATTTGATTCAAGTTATTTGGACATTATTTGGACATGGTTGTTTAAGATTACtcagttcagtttagttcaTCATACATTAAGTATTTGAGTATAACATATTTCTAttgtgtggaaccactgtcaataatttaattatgttcgtttaaagtataatttttttcagtgtacattTTTCCTTTGATTCggtcaaaaaaacctgtttaATATTGTGCAGGACTTGCTGTATTGTCAAAGACTGCgtgtaaaatgtttcaaaagccACTGCTGTCAAAATGATCTctcattacctataaagcacTGTAAGTCATATCATTTGGGGGGGAGTTTATTGGGGATAGCTGAATATGCAACCTCAGGGCCTGAAAGAGGAATATCAAAGTCATGCGATACGATGCGGCATTCGCTAATTTCTGCATCTGAAAACCGGATATTTGAGATAGTCCTTTCATGCAGCCGTAATTGTGACATGGTCTTAGATGGAGACAGGAGAGGGATGGATCTCAGGGGAAACAGAGAGGCTACAGCACTGACTTATGGGTATATTGACATTCGACGTGACAAGTGTGTGCTAAATAGACCCTGGTTTGGCCTACAGGGTGAGATAGTCCCTTGGGATGAGGGGATGTGGAGACTGGGAACAAAGCACTCAGGTACAGATAGAGCCTTCTATAGAATCGTGAGTGAGTGCCTTAGGATGTGTTCAACAGGATGAAGTGTGGGAAAGTCTAAAGAGGTGATCCCTGCTCTTACAAAACTCACTGTATCGATAACTTGCTGCCTGCTGTTTAAATGGATATTTCTTTGAGATAACAGtcatgaaaacatgtttctaaaTATTGCTTGATGATGCATCAAAATTTTACAAATCTATGTATTCTAGTCACCTATTTGAACAGGTAATACGGTTATGTTTGTGAACACTGAAATCTGTTGGGTTAAGTATgcattcttaaaaaataaacattgtacCGTATACAATCTGCTGGCGGCGAATTGGCGATCAGAGAGGACGGATGTTGCCCTCTAGTGGTAAAACTGCGTCATATCTCTGCAGAGCATGAACGTAATCCATCCATGTGTTTATTTGACCGACGTTCAGACAAAAGGAAGCAACTGTATCAAAAGTTTATGGACTATTCTTAAGGTCAAATCTTTACTAGTAAACCATCATAAATAATGCAAGGATAAATTCAACAATAAAAAGTTTTGGATAATAGAAGAGAAAAAGCAAGCTTGAGCAAGTCTTTTCCTTTTTAATCCCCAAGCACCCAATGTAAAGCCACATAAGAGAAACATTCTCCCAGAATTCCTGTCACACAGGTGCCAGAATCCCGAATAAGACCCTGTACAACAGCTCTGTGTCCCAAGAGTACCAACCATACGCGTGTCAAACAAAAGTTCTCTcagtcacacatacacacataatgGAGCCACATATAGGCCTACACTACCATTCAAAAGTTTAAGGTCACTTAACTAAAACTCAttctattaaaaatgttttgatctgaatatgcttaaatgtttaaaattagttttatggacaaaaatatattactgtgcaaacatttacaataaactgttttattaaaataatgttgaaataaatgacaaaatcaaGCAGTCACTAAGAGCTCATAAGAGATGGAATGTTTTTCAATACTGTTTTAAAAGCATCCCAGTGTGAGAGCTCAAAAAGCTGGttaataaaatgccaagagCACATTTTTTccaatataaaactaaatataaagtGCCTACACTGAAGATGATCAAGTATAACACTTctgatttattttgtaattttagaAAAATTACAGAATgagtaagtgaccctaaacttttgaatggtAGTGTATTTGTGTGTCTCAGTCCTGTTCAGCAGGGAGATCATCTGCAGGGGTGTCATCAAAAGCACAGTGTGAAAAGTCCAGACACAGAGCCAACATTGAGCTGGTGGCCTCCGCTACATCCCTGTCATGGGCTGCAAGGAAACAAATGTTGCATGTGTCAACAAAAGAGCAAAACATCCCCAGTTCCATCTGTTACctcaaacataaacatttcaTATCTCATATTGTTTCATAATTAAGCGAGACATGTTCATCAGGTCTTTAATACCGTGATCAAAAGCACCATTAAGAAGATTCAAGATCAAACTTCTCAAACAAATCAAGCATTTTTATCCTTTTTAGCCACTGAGGTCATAAGAAACATGATGGCTGTGGCTAACATTGTTGAGCTTTACCGCTGCTGGAGAGATCTCTCAAAGGTCTGGCTGGGCTGTTTCGTTGGACGTATTGCGCTCTGCACTGCCTCTTATGGGTGAACCAGTGTAACCTCTGACACGCCTGCCCACAGTAGACCACCTGCGGAGAGATCAGAGGGATTATGGGAAATCAGCGCTATGTGCTCAAGATGTTACAAACTCTAACAGATCATACagagaaatgaaaataaacaaacttattGAAtctaaaataatgtataaatattgcATAATTTAAGGTAGAAGTtgagttttgtttcatttctaaCTTCAATGGTAACCAAATGGTCTAATGGTGTCATCTGGGGTGAAAATGCAAAgcattcaggttttattttacatttcacgAAGCATCAGGATCGGTTTGCCTTTCAGGAAACTATGCTTATCTGCCATCAACAGAATATAATACCAATTTATTTAAAGAATAATTACACTGggaaaaaagctaaaaaaaaacagcaatgtACTATTAATATGTCAAAATTTctgtatagatttttttaaattttggaCCACGTTGGATTGTGTTAGAGGGGTAACAGAAATGCCTGGAGAATTAATGGATAACATCCTAGCAGAAAATTGCCAAtacaatttgcatttttttgttaagCGTAGAAGTTGTAGTATAGCTCTTTTAATTGAAATAGCTGTTGATCATGATTACTTAAAGTACAAACACGCGATACCATTTTACAGTACGAGCACTTCTTGTCTGCATCCTTCTCCCCACAAGTAGCACAGTACTCAGTGTCTTTAAGAACCATCTGCCCCGTCAGTGCCTGGGTCAGAACCGAGAAAGCTGTAGGGTCGCCCCCCTGGAAACGAGAGTGAGGATgtaacatacatacatatactgtcaaattttgacatttcaaataaaacataattgcaTATATTTTCTCATAAAAGGACACTGACTATTTCCACGGGTGCTATGCAATGGACCAGCTGCTGGAGCAGAGTTGCCTCACAATATGGGAATTTCCGGATGCAATCTCGGATGAACTTCTCCTGATACCGAGGGAAGCCGTCGCCATCCCGTCCTTTTAGAAGACTTGTGGAAAGGAATCACAACAAATGATTGCTGTGCGTCCGCAGCATCACACAATACTATCCGAGGACCCTGACAATGATATCACCTCTTTAGGAGAGCGTCCAGCGTGTGGTCGCGCTCCTGCAGGAAGGCCAGGCACTTCTGCAGCACGCAGCTGATGTAGTGCATCTTCATGGCCAGAACCTCATTCATGTCCGGCTGTTTCACACACTGCTCACAGAGCAGATCCATCACGCGGTAGCACTTCTCCAGAGCGACCACGTCCACCAGTAAAGGATTCTCTTTCACCAGCATCACCATctgaaaagatgaaaaaaagacCTTCAAAATGGGACAGAAGCTCTACTCACAATGCGTGTTTCATGAAGGAAACTTGTTCTCACGCTACACGATTCTGTCAACTGAACCCTGCTGAGTGTGGAGTTCAGACACCTTACTCGTCAGAAATCTGGGTATGTGAGACAGCTGTGATAGCGTGTATGAATGTACACGCATGTACCAGATCCGATTTCTTTCCTCACTGATCCACATTCAGCTTTTATCTCTGTATTTAGGTccaagtgtgtcatttttttgaggACCTATTGAGAGAAATGCACTGTCCTGTCAATAGCATTGAATAAAAGCTCTGGCCAATGAGTAAATGTACAGAAATATGCAAAAGACACTGAAATAGATGCCACGCATACTGTATGCTCTGTTCTGCGATATCAGAATGATATATTTAGACAGAATAAAAACACCAGGGGTGTTGGTTAGTGCAAACTGATGCTTTCCACAGTCATGTGACCTTGCACGGGATTCTTACGGGTCAGTGTTCTAGAAAGCATACAGTAGATGTGTTCCAGCAACCTCGTCTGGTTCAAAACACGTTTGAACATGAACTTCTTACCTTCACTGGGTTTAGGTTGGTAGTCATGATGATTTTGTGTAATGGACCTGCTAGTTTGGGGGGTAGCTTGGGCTCTCTTTCTGAGCCCTGGGGTCTGGTGTAGTATTCCAGCCTCGCGCGAGAAAAGAAATTGTTAATCACTGTCACACAGTCATGCTGACCTGCACGGATGGGGAAGAAAGGACAAAAAGAGATTAGGTGTTCGCAGGTTTATTTATTAGCAGATCGTATGTGTATGCGTATTCCTCACCCACAAAGGCAGCCATCTGAGCAGCAGTCCGCCCTACGGAGTTGACAAGGTCTGTCTCTGCTCCAGCATCTAATATCATTTCTGTGGTTTCAGCATTACCTGTGGGATTATTTAGTACCGTAAACGTATAAAAGAAGAAGGAATATGTATGCTCAAACTATGCACAATTTTTTTatactgtgtactgtgtatatgtTGCCATAATTTCCCCCAAATTTTGCTTTTCATACTACTTCATACTACTGACTGTAATACTAACCTGTACAGTACCACACTGTAAAAGTAAAAACAGTGCAGTTGGTAATGTATAGTTGTCTACCTATTACTGATGCCTAATTTTCTGTTGGTTTGACCTAGTGatggaattatgattcatttgagtgattcgttctttttcagttcgttcaccaatATGATTCGTTCACattcgttcactgattcgttcagtgaccatttctataatgCGCCAGCAGGTGacgaaaaagagttgtgttatgtccACGAACAAACGTATTTatggacgtataaactgattacaggctttattaaaatatgCGTCTCTAacttattaaatacataaaataagtctaaataagtggttcagatgaccaacgcacaagatttttctgcataattaacaAGTTAATTGTTTTGGTgggtccctcagatatttttatttgagtaaaaatgataatgacaaatgtgattaaattcatgcaatggatatggtcaatttcgtgaattaattatttacaatcatttatattaagtttgtttatgggctagttgtcatgtcGCTTTAAATTTGAAACGCCCCGCCCCACGTCTAAAGACCGCTAAGCGCAGGACATCGCTTacatgactgcttgattggcGCCACTCCGGTGAagctaacttcagctaaaagatgcagaataataaacctccactcgcagtcgggaagaggaagcttgtacttttttgaggggtaattttctAGTGATGGCGAAGTGAAGCTTTCTGAACCACTGAAGCTTTCAACAAAATTGTATCGGTAAAGGGTTCATTACTCGAAGCTTTTTGAATCAGAGCACGAATGCATGGGTAGactagtaaattaataaatcagtAGGCCTATATTAAGTACAGGACAACAATCTGTTTCGCATACTTGGTAactcaaaacaataaacatagcATTTTGTATTGTGGATGTGGACTTTTTCCTGTTTGTAAACAAGTCAAATTCATGAATAGaggaagtaaataaatgcaggtgcatgcacacaaaaatacacatgcaCTTTCATACGATTATAGTAAATCTGTATCTGTAGAAACCCATGAGGGCGTGGCCTGTGTCGCGAATtttcaaacctttttttaatcaaagtaCGAAGCAGTCATGGGTGTGTGTGAAACGAAGCTTCGGACGTCATTGGTCGCGTGGTTTTGATAGAACGAATCAAGCATCGATACTAAGCTTCACTGAAAATCGCTTCATTTTTTGACACAAGCATCGGAGCTTTGGTGTCACAGCTAACATCACtataattttctctctctctatatatttccactatatttatcaactccatgtcggggcttttgtatgtcttgcgtaaattattattaggcctggttctggggtgctagagatatcgatgaagatgagtgacagctttttagtaattataaagggagtgctcgttgtgcggtttctgtgctAACGTTATATATAATCCcttcagaattgtataaaacttgtttttcatgctgctcagaccacatacacgctgcaaagttttgggaattacatcggcatattaatgcgggattcactcttgaaatagctatgattTACATGTTGATAGCGctagttagttcctgaataaagcagacttttggactgaaatggttgaatagtctgctgactgacagactcactcataaaagtcccttgccgccacctgctggacgtaactatgtaaactgcactgaaatcatTGAAAAATCtccacaacactaacacacagactgacagccggtcttgtcacaatttatatttttaatatctaataaactggtttcttgcatttaaacaagtcttttggaacaaaccttattatcacaaagtgtcaatcatccagttatttttagggaaaatagtaaatactacattggtaaataagGCTAGAAAAAAATCTTATGGTGGGACAGTGTGGGCGCGTGGAAGATCCAACCAATTACATgtcccttcacagccggaactAGAAcgctatttgctgacgtgacgAGAAAGAGAGCTAAATACTGtcacttttttttgttgttttacagtttttagagaagtgcatgacatgaattaaacgtaatgaagtcgtttttatttgaaagaagaAAAATATTCAAACATAAAGCACCaacaacaataattaaaataaatgatacaaaatgcacacaaaacacatgtgcttgcagtacaataactgagtaaacagTAGAATAAGTATTTGTATTGTACGGTATTGTGTTGAAAGTCAAGTAAATTTTTCATAGTgcaaaatatacaacaaaacacagtggtgcaaaaatacaaaataagggCAATATTTAAAGAATAGGCTATAAAATATAAGAGAAACAGGTAAAGAATAATGTTAAAACAAGTAACAGTCAAGCAAAGAATGTATAACGTAtacacaaatacaataaaagtaaGACTAAAACACAGTggtgtaaaaaaattaaacaaggCAAAGTTCAAATGAGTAAAGAATAATATGCAAAGGAGAAGCAGGTAAACAGTAGTACGGATATGAAAAGTAAACAGTATATAAAGTGCAAAAAATGTCGTTCACGATTGagaagtaacagctcgttcACGAGTGAGAATCAGCGGGTGCTTTGACTCCTTTCGTTCGtctcgttcagtgaagggcgtattcgttcagtacattcaaccaatcatatgctctgtTAAAGCTCAcactcgaacgccattggctcgtgctttagacactctaTTAAGCCAAGACGCTttgtgctcgagggagagatgaacgagaaatatgagtcattgcctttcgtgaacgattcgttcacttaaaagattcgttcaaaaagaacgttTCGTTCACGAACGTAACATCACTGATGTTGGTTTACCCATCAAATGTGATGTGTGGTGGACAGCCACTTCAGGTTAgtttaaaccatcaaaatatgtatagaacaaaattaaaaactttAAGGTATTTATTATCCAAATTATTTGGCACAAAGGCAAACCACAGTGTATCAGGGTAtacgtgtgtgcgcgcgtgcgcatccgtgtgtctgcgcgtccgtgtgtgtgtctatgtacgtgtgcatattgtgtgtgtgtagtgttttgtatgtgggtgtgtctgtcttctgtgttttcacctttttcttgtttttacatgtataactttaattgttttgcttatagccaatatgtctcatgtacagctgctttgtaacaatgaaaattgtaaaaagcgctatataaataaagttgagctGAGATATGTGGGAATATGTATATTTCTtctaatatacaaaaaacagacattgaccacagttttatttgtttttaatatttgttgatcctctcTTGTGGTAATAATTTGTAGTCATTGTTCTGGGCTATGTCTTCATTAACCTTTTTGCAaagcctccttaaattcttcttaaagggatatcttcttaagaagatattttgaagaaagttggtaactaaacggtgccggcacccattcacttctactgaaTGGGTACCACTGCTGGTCAGttaccaacactcttcaaaatgtcttcttttgtgttctgcagaagaaagaaactcgtacaggtttgaaaagagggtgcgtaaatgatgacataattttcattactgggtgaactatccctttaaagcttccGTTTATACTCCAAACAATCCAATGCAACATGACTacagtttttaataaaaaataaaatattgaatataatataaatataaacaaataaaataaaatatttaataaaatattttaataaagacTAAAGATGGACATCACCTTTGGCCAGTATTGTAtgtctattttttataaataaaaccaattAGTTTAGATGATACTGCATGAAGCAAGTTGTTATATTagcttttttgaaaaaaaaaagtttgcccTAACAACCTAAAGTGGTTTAATAAAGGGTTAAATAAGAGTGATCTGCGAGAGTAAGTTCACCTGAGAGTCCAGCAAACATGAGGGCGGTGTACCCATACTCATGCTCATTGCTGTTGACGTCGGCTCCGTGCTGCAGCAGCAGTCTGCACATGTCGGCTTTGCCCTTATAGGACGCGTGCATGAGAGGGGTCATGCCATACTGACGAAACAGAGAAAAGCTGCTTTCAAAAAGATATTTTCAACTGCATGACTCAAAAGCAAATGACATTACTTCGTGTTCAACCGTCTCTCACAAATGAATATCCAGGAAATGTGTCTGCAGTatgtcaattttgacaaaaatgctgGCAATTGTTGAGGGTGACATGAGCTGGATGAGTCATAATCTTTGTTGCTCCTTGGCTGAAGTTAAAAGTCTGCGTTGGTGGCTCGGCACATCTGATTTTGACAGAGTGGAAACACTTAAACTGCTGTCTCTAACCATTTTGCCCTCAAAGCACCTCAAGTAGCCTGTGGGTTACATTTAGTGGCATGTCTCTATTATCACACCTCTTTAAGTACCACATCCTCCACTCCAGGAGTCTCTGCCATATGCTTGAATAACAATGTAGAACATATGCTGTCACCTCACCGGCCAACCAGCTACCGCACTTGTTTACATAAGGGCTGATCATACACataaactaataataatgaatgaTATAATATGActgtggtaacactttacttaaagccttTGTGTATAATGCATTCTAAAGGTTTGTGATGCGTTATAATTGTTGTGTTGtatacattaaattaaattaagtttGATAAGTTTGAATTGAtaagtgttataatgtattaactgtagttacaattattcatgagacattacaatgcattataaagtACATTGCAAGGCATAATTAATACTTTAAACTAGTGTAAGAACTGTGTATATACATTAACTGAAGGTAGATTAAAATAAGTATGAATAGCAATAACATTAGTTGGTTTTTCCAGTCAtctattatgttttttatgttttgtaccATTGGTGAACATGGTGCTAAAGTATACTCAACTTTATGTGCTTACCTCATCCAGACAGTTAACTCGTACATTTGAATTGCTGAGGAGCTGGATGGCCTCCTTCACGTCCCCTGAGATCACAAATAaagagtttaaaataaaacatgaaataaaaaatcatgcaTATGATCTATCTGATTCCATAAAGCTATTTTCGTGtgctattttcattttcatagcaGCACATTGGAAAGTAAAACAGTGCTTGAAAGAGGATGTATTCAAATTCACTTCCCATGCCCTTCAATTACATACAATCTAGTTTTCATGTTATGTGAGGATTTTGTAAAAGACAGCCGTAAGACCATTGTAA is part of the Triplophysa rosa linkage group LG16, Trosa_1v2, whole genome shotgun sequence genome and harbors:
- the LOC130567128 gene encoding ankyrin repeat and MYND domain-containing protein 2-like, which produces MIVAKMTTHENINPPKKGDLTGEEKEMIQVAAAGDVKEAIQLLSNSNVRVNCLDEYGMTPLMHASYKGKADMCRLLLQHGADVNSNEHEYGYTALMFAGLSGNAETTEMILDAGAETDLVNSVGRTAAQMAAFVGQHDCVTVINNFFSRARLEYYTRPQGSEREPKLPPKLAGPLHKIIMTTNLNPVKMVMLVKENPLLVDVVALEKCYRVMDLLCEQCVKQPDMNEVLAMKMHYISCVLQKCLAFLQERDHTLDALLKSLLKGRDGDGFPRYQEKFIRDCIRKFPYCEATLLQQLVHCIAPVEIGGDPTAFSVLTQALTGQMVLKDTEYCATCGEKDADKKCSYCKMVVYCGQACQRLHWFTHKRQCRAQYVQRNSPARPLRDLSSSAHDRDVAEATSSMLALCLDFSHCAFDDTPADDLPAEQD